The following are encoded together in the Humulus lupulus chromosome 5, drHumLupu1.1, whole genome shotgun sequence genome:
- the LOC133779505 gene encoding uncharacterized protein LOC133779505 gives MSLKEKDVKKLVTLDLLQMVSLVPCEQDLVVESTTGENDTPGQSTEGTEQMTDRHSPGPSPFSRRPGDLVIREPDPQRRSTIPAQPGKGKAIQKIQKVVPPSQGRKPGGPTTLPPLTPSSLPPSASLTPTHQGSSSELFRAVSDLGKGLLEDIGRDASTLQSLDSYPRLSVEVVLKRGLAQLMKSLVTIGHAQLRAVDYKELIKVQDDQLVEARSKLEQAERTIAERDESLKKQAQNNASLTTQLEKQSLDIKELVRDNERLISENEELKQEKELDLIRFEEASFDCFYKVWKLNKPLNLDCFPKEAQAEDLARCEARAAEEAANPPALAPTCSAISFRARGASDAEEGVDQPSRGARL, from the exons atgagtcttaAAGAGAAGGATGTAAAAAAGTTGGTCACGCTGGACCTTCTCCAGATGGTGAGTCTGGTGCCATGTGAGCAGGATCTggtggtggaaagtaccaccggggagaacgacACGCCTGGTCAGTCTACCGAGGGCACAGAGCAAATGACTGATCGGCATTCTCCTGGGCCTTCTCCGTTTTCCCGTAGACCTGGTGACTTAGTCATTAGAGAGCCTGATCCTCAGCGTAGATCTACTATTCCCGCTCAAcctgggaaaggaaaagctatccag aagattcagaaggtagtaCCGCCAAGTCAAGGGAGGAAACCTGGGGGACCAACTACACTTCCGCCATTGACCCCCTCTTCCCTTCCtccttctgcgagcctaactcctactcaccagggtagttcgagtgagctttttcgtgctgttagcgacctgggcaaggggcttcttgaggatattggccgtgatgcatcgacgcttcaaagcctagactcctaccctcgacttagtgtcgaagttgtcttgaagagaggactcgctcaattgatgaag tcacttgtcaccattggtcaTGCTCAGCTTCGAGCCGTAGATTACAAGGAGCTGATCAAGGTGCaggacgatcaactggtggaggccaggtccaagctggagcaagcagagagaactatagctgaacgggacgagtctctcaaaaagcaggctcaaaacaatgcttccttgacaactcaattggagaagcaatccctcgatattaaagagttagttcgagacaatgagaggttgattagcgagaacgaagagctgaagcaagaaaaagagcttgacttgattcgctttgaggaggccagttttgactgcttctataaggtctggaagctgaacaagcctcttaaTCTTGATTGTTTCCCCAAGGAGGCCCAAGCAGAGGAtcttgccagatgtgaagcaagagccgctgaagaagctgccaacCCTCCTGCACTCGCCCCAACGTGCTCTGCTATATCATTTCGAGCGAGAGGAGCATCTGATGCAGAGGAGGGAGTCGATCAACCCTCTAGAGGAGCTCGCCTGTGA